The DNA window ATAGGGAACAGAAAATCATTGCCACCTTTTTCTAAGAATAAACATGTACATGTACTCATTTTAAACACTGAATGGATCACTTTGCATTTGACTTCTTACACTTATTCTATAagtcattataaaaaaaaaggacTGAAGCACGACAATGAATTTGACAAAGAAAAACATCTTTGATTTATAATTGACACGATTCACCATTTCAACTTCAACACCTAAGCTTAATGTCATagaaacaaataaatgcacacacacacacagaaattaaCGTATggacaaacaattaaaaaagctTGGCAAgaaatataagaaaaataatgGAATGTATCAGTATTGATACAGATTTAATGGAATCTGTATCAATACTGAGATGGCCAATCTGTATCAATACTGAGATGGCCAGACTCCACATTTGCCCCAAACAAAATACACTAGTTTCAAAGTTTGGAATAAGAAAAGACTCATGGCATACTGCACTTTTCTATATAATGGAAGTGTTAAGGatttaaaactttcaaaaatgaaaattccctGAGTGTTTATGACTTTCAAAGATATTTACAGATAAGacacaaaattaaaaacatcAGAAACGGcgatgaaaacaaaaataataagtcTTCTTACAATATTTATCTCAGCTTATAAAGGAGCCAGCATGACCAAATTaattactatataataataatttatatacaataattatataaaaGTCAACAAGACAATAAATTAGAGAATACATGTTATATAAAAATAGATGGAAAAAAGAgggtaatattaaaaatatttgaaagagtAAGAgtgaaaaagtatttttaaaacacaGCGGTAAATAACATCCTCCTCAGTCTGGAGGGAATTTGGTTGGAAAAATATCACACGTTTATTCATCACCCCTGAGTAGAAGAGATACTTAAACAAAAATGCAGTCTGTTGGAGACTATGTGGCTCAAATGAAGCAAATGATTTACATATTTtctggaaatgtttaaaaaatctggCATTTTGGAATATTTAGAGAATGTATTCCATATCCCCATCAGTTTTCTTTCTCAACTCTATATTTAGGCCTAAAAAatcctgcactgtaaaacccaacattcaactttatcaaataaaatgagtgtagataactcaaaatgtactgaaagttaatcctactcatttgaaaagagttttaaaatcagtgttgaaggtattgagctaattaaatacttcattacttcatCATAcaagttcacaatactcatatagattagtttgtttttaactcaaatggtttgcagcaattggtttcaaacagtttgagttgccttaacttattggattTTACTGTACTCggttgagttctcttcatttagcGGGTTTTACTGTGCCCAAATTGCTTCTATTACTTAAATggtgtaagttcacagtacttattaggattagtaTTTGAACTTgaatagtttgttgcaattggtttccttaaaatggtttgagttaccttaacttttggggttttacagtctGCATGTTAGAAGAAAAATCTGAccaaaaaaactgcagaaaattTTGCTGATAGCCTGCAAAAAAGACGTATCCAAAAAATGGTTACAGCTCAAAAAACCTCAAATTAGTGACTAGTTTGACATTATTTATGAAATGAAAAAGATGGAGAGGCAAACAAGTAATCATCGTTAACAGACTGAAGAGTTTAATGAGACATTGAGAAAATGGGTAGAATATATTCTTCCATTAAGACCATGTTTGTTATAGAATGTATAGTCAGAAAgaggtgaattttattttgtgtatttcttctttttttttgtaatcacagaaaaaaaattacatccttacagttttatatgtatatagtttaggtaataataaaaaaaaaaaaggaaagcgtAGACTGGGTGCCACAAcatgggtttaaaaaaaagtacacaaTTGAATTGTACCTGAAAAAGCAACAAATCTATTTTAtcagttttgtttttgacaatataCAAAACAATGATGAGtgtattgttttgattgtttttataatgtCAATTAATCATTGTTGTAACTtctgtattaatttttttatttatggatttgttttggtattttataatttcatttatttctacAATTTCGGAATTCTGATGTTTGGTTGTTTTGTGTACCCATTGTGAAAAACCCTATATACAATACACCTGTATGTAAATTTGAAAActgcaataaaaactaaatgagaAGGAAAAAGAAAATGCACACACAAGCGCACTGCTCTGAATACATTAACAGCAAAGTCTATTTTTTGCATTTGTGAACTGACTTCTCTAGGATTAAAACGGATGAACCAGAGTCAGTTAGAAACGCAGGGTACAGTGGTTCAGTGAAGGTGGTCTGGACTCTGTGAAGGAGGGTCATTGTGTTTGAGATGCTGTAGAAAGACAGAATTCCTGCTCTGTGGTCCAGATATACTCCTATTCTAGAGGCAGGGCGGATGGTTAAACTACGGAGCAGTGCTTTATCATGTATAAAACTAAAATTCTGCTGATAATAGCCCAATCGCCAGGAATTGTTGTTGAAGCCAAGTCTGCAATCATCAGTGAATCCTTTGCGTCCAATTCCTTTGTAACAAACACCTACAGCCCAACTGTTGCCACTGCACTCAACCTCCCAATAACAGCGACTGTTTAAAACTTCTCTACATAGGATGTAGGGGAAATCAAACCGCTCTGGGTGATCAGGGTACTGCTGGACTGCATCTGAGTAGGTcgcttttttgtttgtgtttgacagTTTGAtttttttgcctgcagtgtgtgGGTCCAGTTGTAGCTCACAGAAGTCTGATGAGaaacataaacattaaataagatGACCttatgtgtgtgctctgctcgtctctgaTGCGGAGCGCACACACATAACAGCATGCAATCtcatttgtgcttttaaaaacataaatgattcgaatgtacatctGCAGTGAATGATGCACATCCCATGTTGCAAAAGTTACAtttcagcacatgcttttagtcattttcatgtgaaactgagctttgcagagcagcaaatgtgtacaactggaaagggggcggtatatgatggaataatcgtatTAATCGCGATGAATGATTTTTCATAattgttagaagccaaaatcaaaaCCAAATTTTCGATTAATGATATGACATCTTGTGAAAAAGTTGAGTATATTTTATACCCACTgtgcacacgcatgcacacacacacacacacacacacatgcatatatatatatatatatatatatatatatatatatatatatatatatatatatatatatatatatatatgagggaCGTGATCAGCCAAGGACAAAAAAAGAAGGAATGCTGTGCACCTATTCAAAGCGATTTCATCATCTTGCATATTGTCAGTGGCTTCGGCATACGCGCACACAGGGTGAAGTGGCCAAAGGGAGCACCGGGACATTTCCCGGTGGCCTGACAATCAATCTATCCTGCCACCGTGACTCTGGCCTGCTGCCTAACCCCCCACCaccccacatacacacacttttcaATTACCAATCGCTAGGCCCAGACGGATTTATGCGGAATTCATTTGGAAGGaccataactaaaaccttaatatattaaataaaaagtaataccttttaaagttttatttattgtttaaaatgcaaatccaattaaatccactttatttggtaaacaaagcaagtctctcatataatatatctactgaaagagagaaaatattactttacaaactgaactgtaaataaatcataaatattatcatattagtcaatattactactgaaattcatttaaaaactgaataactaTAAAtctacaaacatttacacaagtacatAAACAGAaccaatgatgggctaaaaatctgcgcacgcagattccgtaTGGGCCTACCGATCGCACCCTCATATATATTTGGTAAAGCTTTACTTACATTGCAAAAAATCATTTTGCATTTTAGGTTCTGGAGGCTCGGCAACATGGACATTAGACACTGAGAACACAAAAAGAAACAACATAATGTTTAtctttgtgtaaaataaaataaaataaaagtctaaataaaatattcagaCCTTCTCTGAATAATATGTTTGTTTGCGTCTGACAGGCGTCCTCTAAAGCCTCTCTGAATGCTGAGATTGAAAGGTCTTTAAAAGACAGATGAGTGTGTGAAGTGAAGCTGGGAACGTCTTCAAATGtgggtaaaacacacacagactcacagctCTGAAAATACACCATTCAAAAACaaattgtgaaataaaatatattttaccaaacatataaCAAGTCtgcaaaaaaagtttgttgtcaccTTCAGACAGTGGATCTGGTCTTCAGTAGTGAGCAGTTTGTGGATCTCTGCTTGTGTTTTTCTGAGTTGTGTCAGCTCTTGATGCAGATGTTGGTGAAGTTGCTCTGCTCGATCTGTCTCCGTCTTCTCCTGAGCTCTGATCTGCTCTTTAATCTCAGAGCGTTTCTTCTCCAGAGAGCAGATGAGCTCAGTGAACACCTTCTCCATCTTCTCCACCGCCTCATCTGCTGAACTCTGGAGATGGAGACACAAACATGTGATGATCATGTGAATCAATGATGTGatgtaaataataattcaaaacaaCAGGAtgtaaattattagaaaataatgcacacccaaGATGGTCATAGTCACGGTTTTTACATCTCTGGTGTGATTTAAGGTCCAGCTATTCTTCAAACTAAGTTCTTTATTGTTCTTTGTTTGAGGGCGAAATGAAGTTTGAGAAGGCTGAGTGGCGGTACTGTTTTCAAACACTCTAACACCCTTGTGCTGCAAAAGGTAGAGTCGTAAATTTGTCACACTGCTCATGTGTACCAATCAACATAATGATGGCGGCTGAcagagaagaacagtttcataaagaTCTGGCAAACAGCTTTCTCCATGAGAGGCATCACAGACATCCATCACATCATTACAAGGTTTTCTATTTGCATTGAATGGTGCGGCATGTGTGCGCAAACTCCGAAAATAGACTTGAGCTGCGtcctaaatggcacactatacactatgcactcatgtacttatgcacttacacactcaacaggatagtatatgtatgtagtggcatcccaaatggcacacttatgtttttttactaagcggaaattcaaaccgttttcctgatgacatttgacggttgccaaatcagtgaaataaatgaccgaattatcaaataagacctgccgtgagtataaccgcattcaccatctggaggcgctataatcactctcgtaggagaattttgctttcaccatccaaaataaataaagttatttaacatgTGCATCCGATAGCTCCGCTCCTTCTGCTACATAggcaaacctgtggtcgttgagtgcgtgaagtgtccatcattacacacttcattttagcggctgaatgagtgcatcatccgggtaattaaagtgcacttattatttttagagttttcagtgtgaacgcactacttacactatttatactacaaaatggcgtagaatagtgcataagtatgcgatttgggacgcagctttggTGTAACAAAGTGGGCTTCTCACCCAGCGTGCTATCTCCTTAAAAGCTTTAAAATCTCTCCGCAAGTGATCATATACATGCAGATATATTTGTACCAGCGGTTACTCTACTCCCCAGGGTCGTTGCTCTCCTGTCTGACCTCCATGGAATGAGAAATGCATAATTTTTGTCCTCAAAACAACTCCAGTGTGTATCAATTATTTCTAATGACTAATTCACACTGCACAAACAAAGTTCAACAAACactgagggctctattttaacggtctAGGCACAAAGTTTAAAGCaaatggcgcaaaagcattaagggcatgtccgactcaacttttgctattttaaggatggaaaaatacgctttgagccttggcgcatggtctaacagggttgtgcttattctcctaatgagttatgggtgtgttttgagaataaaccaatcagggtcccatctcccattccttttaagacTCAGTTGCCTCGagccatagcacatttgctatttacatggcgaactttgtaagtggaaaaactgatggcttcactagcgagaaaacagttaaacagaccatctgcagcacaaggataaaaaACGAGTCTCCTCCAATCGGcctttactttcattttcactttctctcttttgtggatGAGGGAACAGTGTTGTACgctctccactgaagacatccattcgcctacataattaatttagtttgttaaacgcaaagattgtttcaaaactatttctaaattcagttctaatttccagcaaactaataaatgaacaataataacgaagtgtgctcaagtTATATCCAATCACacgtccaaaacctgacaggtggacaaaccttagcttgtttttaagaaaacaaatataaacatgcatataataaataagactaacgataataataacaatattatacaCAAGCAAGTTGTAGTGAATGAGCTGAAAAAATAACCtaacatgaagaaggcatgaggGCAatggtatctggatgcagcctttatgatgcaagctgagactgcatcactcagcgatgcaatgtcagacacaatgcactcaaatggagctagtgacgtcactgtgacgggtagggttaggggtggggataggtgagcccattaaaaagcattggatgcagcccagatggcactgcaccaggtctgcagccagacccatcTCCATGAGGGTGGTGTGTTGGAGCCATTTATGAGTTGCAATTTTCTTTCGCACCACTAGAGGGTGTATAAGGTATTTATGCTCTCCTCACGACAAGCTGAGAGATGTGTAGAAGGTCAAACAAACTTTTTGACCGGCATGGCTGTCAGAACgggtttatgtttgttttgatgtttactttttttaattttgacaaaatggACAATAAATGGATTGGGAATATCCAACCTTTTTTGTAAAGGTATGGACGTTTCACCTTTTTATTGACCCGTTTAAACAACAAACGCGTCAGAACCAAGAACAAAATATTCGCATCTAcacggtggtttttatatttatatagaaagtAATAATTATTGTAACATTTTCATCCTTtagttatttttcatttgtaaagatattagTGTATCGCTGTACATCCTGCatattttaagcaatgtgtaagcgaggcacaaaaCTGACGTGCTCTGTGCTGAAAGcaagtctattgcacagtctattttagttcctcaaaatagcaacgcaccaaaacTGTGCCTTAAcgcacctcttttctagaccagaACATCCGTTAgaccacaaagtggcacaaatggatttgctatttaaataatgGGGCGGAAAATTtgaaaattaaggttgcgttggtctgaaaatggcAACCCGTTGcggaaacacgtcttgcgccttattgcgttgggtgtatgatagggccctaacaAACAAGTTGGCCATTGTATTTAGACTGTTGCCAATTAAATGCAATGCCATCGTAGCTTGCATCTATGGCaccgactgaccactttcctcctccatgtttcctctgtagTTGATTACCACATCAGCGTCTCCAGACACACTCatccttctacgtcattaaaccgcAGAGAAGTACAGAATTGACGCAAGTTTAATGACATACAAAACAGAATGCCtacctgtttacatgacagtcgcattgtcacatccaatttatatctgatttatttccacatatgatgGAGGCCTGGCTGAAACCCATCTCTGAAAatccgaatgcatgcgtttttttccGCGTTTACACGGTCATAAaacagatctgatctgtgtcacataAGAGCAAAAAATCGTAATTGGGTCACATTAgactggcagtgtaaacagggccttataGAACTTCTTTTCTGCATTATTTAGAGCATTAAATCCCACTGGTCACTACCTCCCTTTACAGATAGTTATACCTTTTAAAcagatgttatttttaaataaaagaatacaGAAAGACACATACCTTAAGAAGTTTTGCAGCTTCACTAAGTTCCTGTTGACCTTTCTCTCGTTCCTGGATCAGCTTTAGACACGTCAGCTTCATCTCTTCTAACACTTTCTGAAAACATTAACATACAAAAACTCTTTTTCTGTCTAGTAAAGTGCATCATCACATGGTGATTTACAATGATGAGTCTTATAAATATATGTGATACactaaaaatgctaaatttgtgaaaatttttattatttgctgcaTTACCTTTTTACTAGTCCATTCTGTATCCACATACACCACTTTGTGTCCTTTGTGATTATCGGTGCACATGCAACAAATGCACTGATGATCATCCTGACAGTAAATCTCCAGCGGTCTCCCATGACTGGGGCAGATGTTCTCCTGAATGTGTCTGGAGGCGTCCACTAGTTTGTGCTTCA is part of the Danio rerio strain Tuebingen ecotype United States chromosome 15, GRCz12tu, whole genome shotgun sequence genome and encodes:
- the ftr88 gene encoding E3 ubiquitin/ISG15 ligase TRIM25 isoform X1, whose translation is MSESSSSQYVDQFSCPVCLDPLKEPVTIPCGHSYCMSCITDCWSLKEQGPPYRCPQCRESFSQRPLLKKNTLIAEMMETLQKTALQTPAAAAAAVDCDVCTTEKNRAVKSCLQCLASFCQTHLQLHYESPAFMKHKLVDASRHIQENICPSHGRPLEIYCQDDHQCICCMCTDNHKGHKVVYVDTEWTSKKKVLEEMKLTCLKLIQEREKGQQELSEAAKLLKSSADEAVEKMEKVFTELICSLEKKRSEIKEQIRAQEKTETDRAEQLHQHLHQELTQLRKTQAEIHKLLTTEDQIHCLKSCESVCVLPTFEDVPSFTSHTHLSFKDLSISAFREALEDACQTQTNILFREVSNVHVAEPPEPKMQNDFLQYFCELQLDPHTAGKKIKLSNTNKKATYSDAVQQYPDHPERFDFPYILCREVLNSRCYWEVECSGNSWAVGVCYKGIGRKGFTDDCRLGFNNNSWRLGYYQQNFSFIHDKALLRSLTIRPASRIGVYLDHRAGILSFYSISNTMTLLHRVQTTFTEPLYPAFLTDSGSSVLILEKSVHKCKK
- the ftr88 gene encoding tripartite motif-containing protein 16 isoform X2, with the translated sequence MRLSCKQSSADEAVEKMEKVFTELICSLEKKRSEIKEQIRAQEKTETDRAEQLHQHLHQELTQLRKTQAEIHKLLTTEDQIHCLKSCESVCVLPTFEDVPSFTSHTHLSFKDLSISAFREALEDACQTQTNILFREVSNVHVAEPPEPKMQNDFLQYFCELQLDPHTAGKKIKLSNTNKKATYSDAVQQYPDHPERFDFPYILCREVLNSRCYWEVECSGNSWAVGVCYKGIGRKGFTDDCRLGFNNNSWRLGYYQQNFSFIHDKALLRSLTIRPASRIGVYLDHRAGILSFYSISNTMTLLHRVQTTFTEPLYPAFLTDSGSSVLILEKSVHKCKK